The sequence CAGTGGCACACATCACATCCGCTTTGGTGGCCTTATTGGTTGGTTACGGCAGTTCAGCCGTGGTGGTGTATCAAGCAGCCACCGTGTTTAACCCCAGCAATGCCGAGTTGGCCTCGTGGTTTTGGGCTTTGGCGATTGCCTGTGGGGTCGGCAGCATTGCGCTTTCTTTAAAGTATAAGGCGCCGATTTTGCTGGCCTGGTCGACGCCCGGCGCGGCATTGATTTTCGCCAGTGTGTCGGGCGTGTCGATGTCGGCAGCCATTGGGGCGTTTATGTTTGCCGCTGGGCTGATGGTGCTGTTTGGGGTAACGGGCCTCTTTGACTGGGTGACCAAAAACATTCCTTCTAGTTTGGCCGCGGCCATGCTCAGCGGTGTGTTGCTGAAGTTTGGTACCGACATCTTTTTGGCCATGCAAGAGCAGGCGATTATGGTGTGCCTGATGCTGGTGGTGTTTTTGCTGAGTAAAATTCGGCTGCCGCGCTACAGCATTATTTTGATGATGGCCACTGGCTTGATTTATGTGTCGGTGATGGGCCTCTTTAAGCCCAGTAATATTGATTGGGGTTTGAGCCTACCAGTGTTAATGATGCCTAGCTTTGATCTGCAAGCCATGATCAGCGTGGGTTTGCCTTTGTTTATTGTGACCATGGCTACTCAAAACATTCCGGGTATCGCCATTTTGCGTAGCCACGGCTATGATGCGCCGGCT comes from Neisseriaceae bacterium CLB008 and encodes:
- a CDS encoding benzoate/H(+) symporter BenE family transporter, which gives rise to MGQRLPISVAHITSALVALLVGYGSSAVVVYQAATVFNPSNAELASWFWALAIACGVGSIALSLKYKAPILLAWSTPGAALIFASVSGVSMSAAIGAFMFAAGLMVLFGVTGLFDWVTKNIPSSLAAAMLSGVLLKFGTDIFLAMQEQAIMVCLMLVVFLLSKIRLPRYSIILMMATGLIYVSVMGLFKPSNIDWGLSLPVLMMPSFDLQAMISVGLPLFIVTMATQNIPGIAILRSHGYDAPASPLITKVGLLSLVLAPFGSFMVNLAAITAAICMGPDVDKDPSKRYMAAVWAGAGYIVLAFLGGSVVSLFATMPPILIMALAGLALLGTIGANLSTAMADHQNLDAVVLTVLMTASGVSFFDIGSAFWGLLLGLTVFHGNRYLRRRRRED